In Methylovirgula sp., a single genomic region encodes these proteins:
- a CDS encoding integration host factor subunit alpha: MVKSELSTSVSRADDLSGVIAAAKGEDGARTVTRVNLAEAVYQQVGLSRKESAALVEQVLDEITDRLIAGEGVRLSSFGSFSVRHKGQRVGRNPKTGVEVPIKERRVLIFKSSNLLKAQINGVHAEPDSE; the protein is encoded by the coding sequence ATGGTCAAAAGTGAATTGTCGACATCGGTTTCACGCGCGGACGATTTGTCCGGCGTAATCGCCGCTGCAAAAGGTGAGGACGGCGCTCGCACTGTGACGCGCGTCAATCTCGCCGAAGCCGTCTATCAGCAGGTCGGTTTGTCGCGCAAAGAATCCGCGGCGCTTGTCGAGCAAGTGCTCGACGAAATCACTGATCGATTGATCGCTGGCGAAGGGGTTCGGCTTTCGTCGTTCGGATCGTTCAGCGTGCGCCACAAGGGCCAGCGCGTCGGCCGTAATCCCAAGACCGGCGTCGAAGTGCCGATCAAGGAGCGGCGCGTTCTCATCTTCAAATCGTCAAATCTGCTGAAAGCGCAGATTAACGGCGTTCACGCCGAGCCCGATTCCGAGTAG
- a CDS encoding MerR family transcriptional regulator, giving the protein MEKTADAFRTISEVASDLDLPQHVLRFWESRFTQIRPLKRGGGRRYYRREDIELLRAIRQLLYGEGYTIKGVQKILKEQGVRGVVTAWQGGAEMVPPEEMPLDIAMQGATATAPRRPDALHEEPEPDFAFGEADESFAGLGAGAHAALGPADYKVLETLLAELNECERLLGNARRPANAQ; this is encoded by the coding sequence ATGGAAAAAACAGCAGACGCATTCAGGACCATCAGCGAGGTCGCGAGCGATCTCGATTTGCCGCAGCATGTCCTCCGGTTCTGGGAATCGCGTTTCACCCAAATTCGCCCGCTGAAGCGCGGCGGCGGCCGACGCTACTATCGCCGCGAAGACATCGAACTTCTGCGCGCCATTCGCCAGCTTCTCTACGGCGAGGGCTACACGATCAAGGGCGTGCAGAAAATTCTCAAAGAGCAGGGCGTGCGCGGCGTTGTCACGGCTTGGCAGGGCGGGGCCGAGATGGTGCCGCCAGAGGAAATGCCGCTCGACATCGCAATGCAGGGCGCAACTGCAACCGCGCCGCGCCGGCCGGACGCGCTGCACGAGGAACCAGAACCCGATTTCGCCTTTGGTGAGGCGGACGAGTCCTTCGCCGGATTGGGCGCAGGCGCACACGCAGCGCTTGGACCGGCCGATTACAAGGTGCTCGAGACGCTCCTGGCCGAATTGAACGAATGCGAGCGGCTGCTCGGCAACGCCCGCCGGCCGGCCAACGCCCAATAA
- a CDS encoding invasion associated locus B family protein, whose product MLPRGARCRLPAQLQCVMSAGTPSQRNCTIGQTTQVQNQPFSHVLVAKPVKGHPTNLLVQLPVNILIAGNVRVETNDKDIGIAAPFDVCIPAGCIAKFEIKESLLQKFRGNAGSTTGRIIFRDASGRAVAIPLSSKGFGQAYEALAKL is encoded by the coding sequence GTGCTGCCGCGCGGCGCGCGTTGCAGGCTGCCCGCTCAGCTCCAGTGTGTAATGAGCGCAGGAACCCCGTCACAACGCAATTGTACGATTGGTCAGACGACGCAAGTTCAAAATCAACCGTTTTCACACGTCCTCGTCGCGAAGCCGGTGAAAGGCCATCCGACGAATCTTCTCGTTCAGCTGCCGGTCAACATCTTGATCGCAGGCAACGTCCGCGTTGAAACGAATGATAAAGATATTGGGATCGCGGCACCCTTCGACGTCTGCATTCCTGCGGGCTGCATTGCCAAATTCGAGATTAAAGAATCGCTTCTGCAGAAATTCCGAGGCAATGCCGGGAGCACGACCGGCAGGATCATATTTCGGGACGCGAGCGGCCGTGCAGTGGCCATTCCGCTGTCGTCCAAAGGCTTCGGCCAAGCTTACGAAGCCTTGGCCAAGCTGTGA
- a CDS encoding beta-ketoacyl-ACP synthase III, giving the protein MSLTRPQNAVLRSVVAGLGSYLPKRILSNADLEKMLDTSDEWITQRTGIKMRHIAAEDERTSTLATHAARAALADAGLKGEDIDLVIVATATPDYTFPAVATQVQAAIGMTGGVAFDLQAVCSGFIFALTTADKFLTSGSHKRALVIGAETFSRLLDWKDRGTCVLFGDGAAAMILEARSGEGTSTDRGVLTAHLRSDGRHLSKLYTDGGPSSTGTAGHVRMEGREVFKLAVTMITDVVDAAFAATGTNGEQLDWFVPHQANARIIDASAEKLKIAPQKVVKTVAFHGNTSAASVPLALTTARDDGRIKQGDLVMLEAMGGGFTWGAVLLRW; this is encoded by the coding sequence ATATCTTTGACCCGACCGCAAAATGCCGTTCTCCGCTCCGTTGTCGCTGGCCTGGGGTCGTATCTTCCAAAGCGGATTTTGAGCAACGCGGATCTCGAGAAGATGCTCGACACGAGCGATGAGTGGATCACGCAGCGCACCGGCATCAAAATGCGTCATATCGCGGCGGAGGATGAGCGCACCTCGACACTCGCGACACATGCGGCGCGCGCTGCGCTTGCCGATGCGGGCCTCAAGGGCGAGGATATCGATCTCGTCATCGTCGCAACGGCGACGCCGGACTATACCTTTCCCGCCGTTGCAACGCAGGTTCAGGCGGCGATCGGCATGACCGGCGGCGTCGCGTTCGACCTCCAGGCCGTATGTTCAGGGTTCATTTTCGCGCTGACGACGGCAGACAAGTTCTTGACTTCGGGGTCGCACAAAAGGGCGCTCGTCATCGGCGCCGAGACGTTTTCGCGGCTGCTCGATTGGAAGGACCGCGGCACCTGCGTACTGTTCGGCGACGGCGCTGCGGCAATGATCCTTGAAGCGCGGTCGGGCGAAGGAACGAGCACCGATCGCGGTGTCCTGACCGCGCATCTGCGGTCCGATGGCCGGCACCTTTCGAAACTTTATACCGACGGCGGGCCATCATCGACCGGAACAGCCGGCCATGTGCGCATGGAAGGGCGGGAAGTTTTCAAGCTAGCCGTAACGATGATTACTGATGTGGTCGACGCCGCCTTTGCTGCGACCGGGACGAACGGCGAGCAGCTTGACTGGTTCGTGCCGCATCAGGCCAACGCCCGTATCATCGACGCGTCGGCGGAGAAGCTCAAAATTGCTCCGCAAAAAGTCGTGAAGACCGTCGCCTTTCATGGCAATACGTCGGCGGCGTCGGTGCCGCTGGCGCTGACGACGGCGCGCGACGACGGCCGCATCAAGCAGGGTGATCTTGTGATGCTCGAAGCGATGGGCGGCGGTTTTACCTGGGGCGCGGTACTTCTTCGCTGGTAG
- a CDS encoding outer membrane protein assembly factor BamE, translating into MSLALRLGLCGAMATGLAGCLGYDGDIVHGYQLDPTLLNQVKTGSSAEQVLVVMGTPSTTSTVGGSAWYYITQKSDRQYAFQDQSITDQHVLAIYFDKDKKVTRVANYGLKDGKIFDFVSQTTPTGGADSSVLNGMFKSLLRFN; encoded by the coding sequence TTGAGTCTTGCTCTCCGGCTCGGACTTTGCGGTGCCATGGCCACCGGCCTCGCCGGCTGTCTCGGTTACGATGGCGATATTGTCCACGGCTATCAGCTCGATCCCACGCTACTCAATCAGGTCAAGACCGGCTCGTCGGCTGAGCAAGTGCTCGTCGTGATGGGCACGCCATCGACGACGTCGACCGTCGGCGGCAGCGCCTGGTATTACATCACCCAGAAATCCGACCGGCAATATGCCTTTCAGGATCAGAGCATCACCGACCAGCACGTCCTGGCGATCTATTTCGACAAGGACAAGAAGGTCACGCGCGTCGCCAATTACGGTCTGAAGGACGGAAAAATCTTCGATTTCGTGTCGCAGACGACGCCAACCGGCGGTGCGGATTCGAGCGTATTAAACGGCATGTTCAAATCGCTGTTGCGGTTTAACTAA
- the plsX gene encoding phosphate acyltransferase PlsX, translating into MTQTVRIAIDAMGGDHGPEVILPGAALALTQHADLSFTFFGDQTRLKPLLAANPRLASVSSVRHTDVEIRMEDKPSQALRNGRRTSSMWQALEAVKRGEADAAFSAGNTGALMAMAKICLHMIPAIDRPAIAVLWPTLRGESIVLDVGASIGADAQHLVDLAIMGSAMARIVFSSPRPTVGLLNIGVEEVKGIEEVKAASRILRELNSTDFDYRGFVEGDDIGKGSVDVVVTEGFAGNIALKTAEGTAKQISAYLREALRGSFASKLGYLLARQAFRSLSNKMDPRRVNGGILLGLEGVVIKSHGGSDAVGTARALEIGHGLVRDQFLRKIQNSLSERDVPAVVATADPEAEA; encoded by the coding sequence ATGACGCAAACGGTGCGCATCGCCATTGATGCCATGGGCGGTGACCACGGCCCGGAGGTGATCCTACCCGGCGCCGCGCTTGCGCTGACCCAGCACGCCGACCTCAGTTTCACGTTTTTCGGCGATCAGACGCGGTTGAAACCTCTGCTTGCGGCCAATCCGCGGCTGGCCAGCGTCTCGAGCGTGCGGCACACGGATGTCGAAATCCGTATGGAAGACAAGCCCAGCCAGGCGTTGCGTAATGGCCGGCGCACCTCTTCGATGTGGCAGGCGCTTGAGGCTGTCAAAAGGGGCGAGGCCGATGCCGCCTTTTCCGCGGGCAACACCGGCGCGCTCATGGCGATGGCGAAGATTTGCCTGCACATGATTCCAGCGATCGACCGGCCGGCCATTGCCGTGCTTTGGCCGACGCTGCGAGGGGAATCGATCGTGCTCGACGTCGGCGCCTCGATCGGCGCCGATGCCCAGCATCTTGTCGATCTGGCGATCATGGGCTCCGCGATGGCGCGGATCGTCTTTTCGTCACCACGCCCGACCGTAGGGTTGCTCAACATTGGCGTCGAGGAAGTTAAAGGGATCGAGGAAGTGAAGGCCGCCTCGCGGATCCTGCGCGAACTCAATTCGACCGATTTCGACTATCGCGGCTTTGTCGAAGGCGACGACATTGGCAAAGGCAGCGTCGATGTGGTCGTGACCGAAGGCTTTGCCGGCAATATTGCGCTCAAGACGGCGGAGGGGACGGCCAAGCAGATCAGCGCCTATTTGCGCGAGGCGCTGCGCGGCAGTTTCGCCTCGAAGCTCGGCTATTTGCTGGCACGGCAGGCGTTCCGTTCGCTGTCGAACAAGATGGACCCGCGCCGCGTCAACGGCGGTATCCTGCTCGGCCTCGAAGGCGTGGTGATCAAGAGCCACGGCGGCTCCGACGCGGTCGGCACCGCGCGGGCACTGGAAATCGGCCACGGATTGGTCCGCGACCAGTTTCTGCGCAAGATCCAGAATTCTCTCTCCGAGCGTGACGTGCCTGCGGTGGTGGCGACCGCCGATCCGGAAGCCGAAGCCTAA
- a CDS encoding ubiquinol-cytochrome C chaperone family protein — translation MIFGLFRGKRNASVIERLHADVVAAARDPVLFTDYGIADTIDGRFESIALHAALALRRLKQLPPPGPEIAQDLADAIFRHFDIGLREMGIGDTGVPRRMRDLAEAFLGRANAYNEALGQPGMAQHTALAAALSRNVFAEARGGERLACYAERSDEALAQMSLADFLKGPIFRVKAAANFREVCNE, via the coding sequence ATGATTTTTGGGCTTTTCCGGGGCAAACGCAATGCAAGTGTCATCGAGCGGCTGCATGCCGACGTTGTCGCCGCCGCGCGCGACCCGGTTTTGTTCACGGATTACGGCATTGCCGACACGATCGATGGGCGCTTCGAATCGATTGCTTTGCACGCTGCATTGGCGCTGCGGCGTCTGAAGCAATTGCCGCCGCCAGGACCCGAGATTGCGCAAGATCTTGCCGATGCCATCTTTCGCCATTTCGACATCGGCTTGCGCGAAATGGGCATCGGCGACACTGGCGTCCCGCGGCGGATGCGTGATCTTGCCGAGGCATTTTTAGGCCGCGCCAACGCTTACAATGAAGCGCTCGGGCAGCCGGGCATGGCGCAGCATACGGCCCTGGCTGCGGCTCTCTCGCGCAACGTCTTCGCCGAGGCGCGAGGCGGCGAGCGCCTTGCTTGCTACGCTGAGCGATCCGATGAAGCCCTGGCGCAAATGTCACTCGCAGATTTTCTCAAAGGACCTATATTTCGGGTCAAGGCCGCTGCGAACTTCCGTGAGGTGTGTAATGAGTAA
- a CDS encoding helix-turn-helix domain-containing protein: MGLDPDQLAKAADAFLKSGFNRPTMIELAVACGFSRRALYYHYRNKEELFRDVIRYQNERAMYAGWTAGISALMEGESAVDVITAFLDTRFGATRRSAANSPYALELADSVFRLCDDIIIELQVRLQEDLVRMLETLQTAGKLTILSDMNKDELAAMLAAAVRGVNQTRPHLKDVEFQPRYHAIIKAILRGSAKMPAKDRRRLEGATSDIQS, encoded by the coding sequence ATGGGGCTTGATCCCGACCAACTGGCGAAAGCCGCCGACGCGTTTTTGAAATCGGGCTTTAACCGGCCGACTATGATTGAGCTCGCGGTCGCCTGCGGTTTCTCGCGCCGCGCGCTCTATTACCATTACAGAAACAAGGAAGAGCTTTTTCGCGACGTTATTCGTTATCAGAACGAACGCGCGATGTATGCCGGCTGGACCGCCGGCATAAGCGCACTCATGGAAGGCGAGAGCGCAGTCGACGTGATCACGGCATTCCTCGACACACGATTTGGCGCGACCCGCCGATCCGCTGCCAACTCACCCTACGCTCTTGAATTGGCGGATTCAGTCTTTCGCCTTTGCGATGATATTATCATCGAGTTGCAGGTACGGCTGCAGGAGGACCTCGTCAGAATGCTCGAGACGCTACAGACGGCGGGCAAATTGACAATCCTGTCCGATATGAACAAGGACGAATTGGCGGCGATGCTGGCGGCGGCCGTTCGCGGCGTGAACCAAACGCGTCCGCACTTGAAGGATGTTGAATTTCAGCCGCGATATCATGCGATCATCAAAGCCATATTGCGCGGATCAGCCAAAATGCCCGCGAAGGATCGCCGGCGACTTGAAGGCGCTACCTCCGATATCCAAAGCTGA
- a CDS encoding DUF177 domain-containing protein — MSKADSYAPPPKIFSHLILVDEVPEQGLDVTLSADAPTRQALAKADGLVGLAALDADFHVARQGLSSFNVTGTVRAKITQICVLTLEPFDSDLAEEVDVDFAEAPAAAQASTQADILLGAQSGDRDPPDPIEDDAIDLGALAAEFLALGLDPYPRRPGAEFAPVTDPHDVIERPFDALKKLTDQS, encoded by the coding sequence ATGAGTAAAGCCGATTCCTACGCCCCGCCGCCGAAGATTTTTTCGCATCTCATTCTTGTGGATGAAGTGCCGGAGCAGGGCCTCGACGTGACGCTGAGCGCCGATGCACCCACGCGGCAGGCATTGGCAAAGGCCGACGGCCTTGTCGGCCTTGCGGCGCTCGATGCGGACTTCCATGTCGCTCGCCAGGGGCTTTCCAGCTTCAATGTCACCGGCACCGTGCGGGCAAAGATCACGCAGATCTGTGTTCTGACGCTGGAGCCTTTCGACAGCGATCTTGCCGAGGAGGTCGATGTCGATTTCGCCGAAGCTCCGGCTGCGGCGCAGGCCTCCACCCAGGCCGATATTCTGCTCGGCGCCCAATCGGGCGATCGCGACCCGCCAGATCCGATCGAGGACGACGCGATCGACCTTGGCGCGCTGGCGGCGGAATTTCTTGCGCTTGGCCTCGACCCCTATCCGCGCAGGCCGGGGGCAGAGTTCGCGCCTGTGACCGATCCGCACGATGTGATAGAGCGGCCGTTCGATGCGCTCAAGAAGCTCACCGATCAATCTTGA